A genomic region of Phenylobacterium parvum contains the following coding sequences:
- a CDS encoding glutathione S-transferase family protein, with protein MKVYFAPNSRAVRTVWLLEEIGLPYELERFTLGQREMRGPEYTRINPNGRVPTLIDGDTTISESTAIAQYLGAKYAQHLTPGLDAPNFALFLQWLHYAEGMIMPPINNYVVETVLLPPDRRNPEMAARAVKLLNRVLEAAEAHMAGREFIAGDFTIADTITGHAVIMSRRLGADFGNFPNLGAYADRLEARPAFRAAEAA; from the coding sequence ATGAAGGTCTATTTCGCTCCGAACTCCCGCGCCGTGCGTACGGTCTGGCTCCTCGAGGAGATCGGCCTGCCCTACGAGCTGGAGCGCTTCACCCTCGGCCAGAGGGAGATGCGGGGGCCGGAATACACCCGGATCAACCCGAACGGGCGGGTCCCGACCCTGATCGACGGCGACACGACCATCTCCGAGAGCACCGCGATCGCCCAATATCTCGGGGCGAAGTACGCCCAGCACCTGACCCCCGGTCTGGACGCCCCCAACTTCGCGCTCTTCCTGCAGTGGCTGCACTATGCGGAAGGCATGATCATGCCGCCGATCAACAACTACGTGGTCGAGACGGTCCTCCTGCCCCCCGACCGGCGGAACCCGGAGATGGCGGCGCGGGCCGTGAAGCTGCTCAACCGCGTGCTCGAGGCCGCCGAGGCGCACATGGCCGGGCGCGAGTTCATCGCCGGGGACTTCACCATCGCCGACACCATCACGGGACACGCCGTCATCATGTCCCGCCGCCTCGGCGCGGACTTCGGCAACTTCCCGAACCTCGGCGCCTATGCCGACCGGCTGGAGGCGCGCCCCGCCTTCAGGGCCGCCGAGGCCGCCTGA
- a CDS encoding haloalkane dehalogenase has protein sequence MPEGQPGTGILRTPEARFSVVEDYPWSPSYLEVEPGLRMAYVDAGPSDARETLLLLHGEPMWGYLYRKMIGPLVEAGYRVIVPDLIGFGRSDKFIDPERYTYSGHVAWVSALIDKLDLKQMTIFGQDWGGLIGGRVLAENPDRFARAVMSNTALPASGPAIPGLTAQAPFTADQLRERFGVDWRETLDPDDTINAEKIQALIARGPSFYFLAWRVYSQTVADLAPSRIIPGWCVSPVSAAARAAYDAPFPDESYKAGSRRFPLLVPITADDVERTRCDAAWDVLRASDIPFLTLWGDRCPFTYSERGEMYRSQIPGAKRPGVEHKVFAAGHFSQEDAGPEMAGEIIAFIQRFP, from the coding sequence ATGCCCGAAGGCCAGCCCGGAACGGGGATCCTGCGGACGCCGGAAGCCCGGTTCTCCGTTGTCGAAGACTATCCCTGGTCGCCCAGCTACCTCGAAGTCGAGCCCGGCCTGCGGATGGCCTATGTCGACGCCGGACCCAGCGACGCGCGGGAGACCCTGCTCCTGCTCCATGGGGAGCCGATGTGGGGCTATCTCTACCGGAAGATGATCGGGCCGCTGGTTGAAGCCGGCTATCGGGTGATCGTCCCCGACCTGATCGGGTTCGGCCGGTCGGACAAGTTCATCGACCCCGAGCGCTACACCTACAGCGGCCATGTCGCCTGGGTCAGCGCTCTGATCGACAAGCTCGACCTGAAACAAATGACCATCTTCGGCCAGGACTGGGGTGGCCTGATCGGCGGCCGGGTCTTGGCGGAGAACCCCGACAGGTTCGCGCGCGCGGTGATGTCGAACACCGCCCTGCCCGCAAGCGGCCCGGCCATACCCGGACTGACCGCCCAGGCGCCGTTCACGGCGGATCAGCTGCGGGAGCGCTTCGGGGTGGACTGGCGCGAGACCCTGGACCCGGATGACACGATAAATGCGGAGAAGATCCAGGCCCTGATCGCCCGCGGGCCATCCTTCTATTTCCTCGCCTGGCGGGTCTACAGCCAGACTGTCGCAGACCTCGCGCCTTCGAGGATCATTCCGGGATGGTGCGTGAGTCCGGTCTCCGCCGCCGCCCGCGCGGCCTATGACGCTCCCTTCCCCGACGAGAGTTACAAGGCGGGGTCCAGGCGTTTCCCCCTGCTGGTGCCGATCACCGCCGACGATGTCGAACGGACGCGCTGCGACGCGGCCTGGGACGTCCTGCGCGCATCGGACATACCCTTCCTGACCCTGTGGGGGGATCGTTGCCCGTTCACCTATTCGGAGCGGGGCGAGATGTACCGTTCCCAGATCCCAGGTGCGAAGCGGCCGGGGGTTGAGCACAAGGTTTTTGCTGCCGGGCACTTCAGCCAGGAGGACGCGGGTCCCGAAATGGCTGGAGAGATCATCGCCTTCATCCAGCGCTTCCCGTGA
- a CDS encoding amidohydrolase family protein yields MTSASLLVCAPAANAQSERFSLVANGNRVGYLNVDGDARRRTIAFDYKINGRGPSSTETLELDAAGLPVAWTIDGATTFGSKTKESFRLRGRRATWSDAAGPGSATVADPSLYISQHASLWAPGLYARALLKDADREMPALPGGRVRLEKIEDLNLQSTTGPVRATAWRLSGLELTPVTMVLDADGNLLARGIGRAALVREGLEGEERRLRDLTAIWNADWLVGLQKDAAHRYDGPVRVRNVRLFDPRAKVVTGPVSVVFHRGRISAVAPSDTPATPGETSIDGGGGTLVPGLFEMHGHLGDFGALWNVLAGVTTVRDMGSDNTILSGLIENIDTGRLAGPNVIRAGMIEGNSATNNQTGFVVDSEAAAVQAVRWYAARGYDDIKIYSSIKPAWVPAMIAEARAQGMGVLGHVPAFTTADAMIDAGYDEITHINQLMLGWVLKPDEDTRTLLRLTALRRLPQLDLNSEAVQGTLQRLIDRKVALDPTFVIHEDLTLNRTGAMPPGAADYFDHMPVGWRRDAMQALTDASRPEDDVAYRGAFDQIEKFLTLAHRRGIKIVPGTDTGGAFTLHRELELYQRLGMTPAEILARATLEMAQHTGRDQTLGSIEKGKAADFFLVPGDPTKDLKAIKTIRMVVRGGVVYFPSEVYPKLGVRPFTTAPAVTPGG; encoded by the coding sequence ATGACGAGCGCTTCCCTGCTGGTTTGCGCACCGGCGGCGAACGCCCAGTCCGAGCGCTTCTCCCTGGTCGCGAACGGGAACAGGGTCGGCTATCTGAACGTCGATGGCGACGCGCGTCGACGGACCATCGCCTTCGACTACAAGATCAACGGCCGCGGGCCCTCAAGCACCGAGACCCTTGAGCTCGACGCCGCCGGACTGCCCGTCGCCTGGACAATCGACGGGGCTACGACCTTCGGCAGCAAGACAAAGGAAAGCTTTCGCCTCCGCGGCCGTCGCGCGACCTGGAGCGACGCCGCCGGGCCCGGGTCGGCGACCGTCGCCGACCCCAGCCTCTACATCTCCCAGCACGCCAGCCTCTGGGCGCCGGGTCTCTACGCCCGCGCCCTGCTGAAGGACGCCGACAGGGAGATGCCCGCGCTTCCCGGCGGCAGGGTGCGGCTCGAGAAGATCGAGGACCTCAACCTGCAGAGCACCACTGGCCCCGTGCGGGCCACGGCCTGGCGGCTGTCGGGCCTGGAGCTCACGCCCGTGACGATGGTTCTCGACGCCGACGGGAATCTCCTGGCGCGCGGGATCGGTCGCGCCGCCCTGGTCCGGGAAGGGCTGGAGGGTGAAGAGCGGCGCCTGCGGGACCTGACCGCGATCTGGAACGCGGATTGGCTGGTCGGGCTCCAGAAGGACGCCGCGCACCGCTACGACGGGCCCGTGCGGGTCCGGAACGTCCGGCTGTTCGATCCCCGCGCGAAGGTCGTGACGGGTCCGGTATCCGTCGTCTTCCACCGCGGACGCATCTCGGCGGTCGCCCCCTCAGACACGCCCGCGACCCCGGGCGAGACCTCCATCGACGGCGGCGGCGGCACGCTGGTTCCGGGCCTCTTCGAAATGCACGGCCATCTCGGCGACTTCGGCGCCCTGTGGAACGTGCTCGCCGGGGTGACCACCGTTCGCGACATGGGATCGGACAACACCATCCTGAGCGGCCTCATCGAGAACATCGACACCGGAAGGCTCGCCGGCCCCAACGTGATCCGTGCGGGGATGATCGAGGGCAACAGCGCGACGAACAATCAGACGGGGTTCGTCGTCGACAGCGAGGCGGCGGCGGTCCAGGCGGTCCGCTGGTACGCCGCGCGGGGCTATGACGACATCAAGATCTATTCCTCCATCAAGCCGGCCTGGGTCCCGGCGATGATCGCCGAGGCGCGCGCACAGGGCATGGGCGTCCTGGGCCACGTGCCGGCCTTCACGACGGCCGACGCGATGATCGACGCCGGCTACGATGAGATCACCCACATCAACCAGTTGATGCTGGGTTGGGTCCTCAAGCCGGACGAAGACACCCGCACCCTTCTTCGCCTCACAGCGCTGCGGCGTCTGCCGCAACTCGACCTCAACAGCGAGGCGGTCCAGGGGACCCTGCAGCGGCTGATCGACCGCAAGGTGGCGCTGGACCCGACCTTCGTGATCCACGAGGACCTGACGCTGAACCGCACCGGCGCGATGCCGCCGGGCGCTGCGGACTACTTCGATCACATGCCGGTCGGATGGCGGCGGGACGCGATGCAGGCGCTCACCGACGCGTCGAGGCCGGAGGATGATGTCGCCTATCGGGGCGCCTTCGATCAGATCGAAAAGTTCCTGACCCTCGCGCATCGGCGCGGGATCAAGATCGTGCCCGGAACAGACACCGGCGGCGCCTTCACCCTCCACCGTGAGCTCGAACTCTATCAGCGCCTCGGGATGACGCCCGCGGAGATCCTGGCGCGCGCGACGCTGGAGATGGCCCAGCACACCGGTCGGGACCAGACGCTGGGCTCGATCGAGAAGGGTAAGGCGGCCGACTTCTTTCTCGTGCCCGGCGACCCGACAAAGGACCTGAAGGCGATCAAGACCATCCGGATGGTCGTACGCGGGGGCGTGGTTTACTTCCCCAGTGAAGTGTACCCGAAGCTCGGCGTGCGGCCGTTCACGACGGCGCCTGCCGTGACGCCCGGCGGATAG
- a CDS encoding Tox-REase-5 domain-containing protein: MRQYRPDPSRLEGEALDLWYRRSPARIRAEREAARREQYDAFFGRADRTSDAVPQDETPSAPPSNVIQFARVGPITTAPAVIPTGARPILGVPPVTGREPATGDPGSFFATYRAIPNPVRGPAYVTDLPRPLNLVTPRAGNWFELGDGRLVRGADEVERLFVEQQLRLSGEDKPEPPAQVHAGDHFRDGAIPRAEQLAKGEREIDPTCHVNGGWEPDPTFSGYKAWTQDYEDQITRAPGLDYVVRNPSEKPVRFDGCAVWDPRRPLLEAKGPGYEALDRMARKSTFLRFIWNGVRDQARRQNNAARGRTVEWHVAEPAVVPTFREIIEPAPSLRVLQTSPRPGAPLPKRK; this comes from the coding sequence ATGCGCCAGTACCGACCGGATCCCTCCCGCCTCGAGGGCGAGGCGCTCGATCTTTGGTACAGGCGCTCTCCAGCCCGGATCCGGGCTGAGCGGGAGGCTGCGAGGCGGGAGCAATACGACGCCTTCTTCGGCCGGGCTGACAGGACCTCGGACGCTGTTCCGCAGGATGAAACGCCCTCGGCCCCGCCGTCCAACGTCATCCAGTTCGCCCGGGTCGGGCCGATCACGACGGCGCCCGCGGTCATCCCTACGGGCGCGCGCCCGATCCTCGGGGTTCCCCCCGTCACCGGACGGGAACCGGCTACGGGAGATCCGGGAAGCTTCTTCGCGACCTACAGAGCCATCCCCAACCCCGTGCGGGGGCCAGCCTACGTCACGGATCTTCCCAGGCCCCTGAACCTTGTGACGCCGCGGGCCGGCAACTGGTTCGAGCTGGGTGACGGGCGCCTCGTCCGGGGCGCAGATGAAGTCGAACGGCTCTTCGTCGAACAGCAACTGCGCCTGTCGGGGGAGGACAAGCCCGAGCCTCCGGCGCAGGTCCATGCTGGCGACCACTTCCGCGACGGCGCCATTCCCCGGGCGGAGCAGCTGGCCAAGGGAGAGCGGGAGATCGACCCGACCTGTCACGTCAATGGCGGCTGGGAGCCGGACCCGACCTTCTCGGGATACAAGGCCTGGACCCAGGACTACGAGGACCAGATCACCCGGGCCCCGGGCCTGGACTATGTCGTGCGCAATCCCTCCGAGAAGCCGGTGCGGTTCGACGGATGCGCCGTCTGGGACCCGCGCCGCCCGCTGCTTGAGGCCAAGGGGCCCGGCTATGAAGCCCTGGATCGAATGGCCCGAAAATCGACATTCTTGCGGTTCATCTGGAACGGCGTGCGGGACCAGGCCCGGAGGCAGAACAACGCCGCCCGGGGCCGAACCGTCGAATGGCATGTCGCCGAACCCGCCGTTGTTCCAACCTTCAGGGAGATCATCGAGCCCGCCCCCTCCCTCCGGGTCCTCCAGACTTCACCTCGGCCCGGCGCGCCCCTACCCAAGAGAAAGTGA
- a CDS encoding penicillin acylase family protein: protein MGRVMAAGLVAALLALPAAAAEPDYRAEVIRTAYGAPHVIARDYGGLGYGAGYASAEDNFCDFAERQMTVNAQRSRYLGPGEKNANVISDLYHQHLIQTGGLDALMAGRGKPSAQARALARGFVAGVNRYVRDVGVANLPDARCRGAAWVRTYDEMDYWRSVVATQQPTLMAGVVAAAPPGAPDLPGLQAPVERSPVPEGQGSNAYALGREVTKSGRGVLLGNPHYPWDGINRFTRMHMILPGKLNIVGAGLQNTPTIGIGHNRWVAWTHTVSTARRFGLFELILDPKDPTAYVFEGRSTPMTRTVVTVQVKTDAGLQPVSRTFYGTRFGQVVENAGPPSTPWTAERAYAVRDAGPGLRATDQYLEMYQARSVRQLAATLAKFQAAGFNTTAVDASGEAYYGDVGALPHVTDAKAEACTVSEMARILWRTQRLPVLDGSRAACEWGSDPRAVTPGVFPPQSLPQLFRSDYTSNSNDSYWLTNPRAPLAGYPRILGEEATARSLRTRLSLKQIDDRVAGRDGLDGAKFDLASVQGVLFANRNLGAEMARDPLVGLCRTAAAGPHPDLADACRALEAWDLRVNLDSRGAHLFRLFAEKGGLVFRVPFDPADPVNTPNTLDVDNPRVLAALVDSVKQLRGLGIPMDAALGQVQTEPRAGGERIPIHGGPGPEGIFNVITPVDLKPGLGWTKIRHGSSWIMAVEFTDRGPVSQGLLSYSQSTNPDSPHAADQTRLYSQKGWDDLRFTEAAVRRDAVSRVVLRGR, encoded by the coding sequence ATGGGACGAGTGATGGCGGCGGGGCTCGTGGCGGCCCTTCTCGCGCTTCCGGCGGCGGCGGCCGAGCCTGATTACCGGGCGGAGGTGATCCGCACTGCCTACGGCGCGCCTCACGTCATCGCCCGCGACTACGGCGGGCTCGGCTACGGCGCGGGCTATGCCTCCGCCGAGGACAATTTCTGCGACTTCGCCGAGCGGCAGATGACGGTGAACGCCCAGCGGTCCCGCTACCTCGGGCCGGGCGAGAAGAACGCCAACGTCATCAGTGACCTCTACCACCAGCACCTGATCCAGACCGGCGGCCTGGACGCCCTGATGGCTGGCCGGGGCAAGCCTTCGGCGCAGGCGCGCGCCCTCGCCCGCGGCTTCGTCGCCGGGGTCAACCGCTATGTCCGGGACGTCGGGGTCGCCAACCTCCCGGACGCCCGCTGCCGGGGCGCGGCCTGGGTGCGCACCTACGACGAGATGGACTACTGGCGTTCGGTGGTCGCGACCCAGCAGCCGACCCTGATGGCCGGCGTCGTCGCGGCCGCGCCTCCCGGCGCTCCGGACCTGCCGGGCCTGCAGGCGCCGGTGGAGCGCTCGCCGGTTCCGGAGGGACAGGGCAGCAACGCCTATGCCCTGGGCCGCGAGGTGACAAAGAGCGGCCGGGGCGTCCTGCTGGGCAATCCGCACTATCCCTGGGACGGCATCAACCGCTTCACGCGAATGCACATGATCCTTCCGGGCAAGCTCAACATCGTCGGCGCCGGGCTGCAGAACACCCCCACAATCGGTATCGGCCACAACCGCTGGGTCGCCTGGACCCACACGGTCTCCACGGCCCGCAGGTTCGGCCTGTTCGAGCTGATCCTGGATCCGAAGGACCCCACGGCCTACGTCTTCGAGGGCAGGTCCACGCCGATGACGCGCACAGTCGTCACCGTCCAGGTAAAGACCGATGCGGGTCTGCAGCCCGTCAGCCGCACCTTCTACGGCACGCGGTTCGGCCAGGTCGTCGAGAACGCCGGGCCGCCGTCCACGCCCTGGACCGCCGAGCGGGCCTATGCGGTCCGCGACGCCGGCCCCGGACTGCGCGCGACCGACCAGTACCTCGAGATGTACCAGGCCCGAAGCGTCCGCCAGCTGGCCGCCACCCTGGCGAAGTTCCAGGCTGCAGGGTTCAACACCACGGCCGTCGACGCCTCGGGTGAAGCCTATTACGGCGACGTGGGCGCCCTGCCCCATGTGACCGACGCCAAGGCGGAGGCCTGCACGGTCTCGGAAATGGCCAGGATCCTGTGGCGCACCCAGCGCCTGCCGGTCCTCGACGGTTCGCGCGCCGCCTGCGAGTGGGGGTCCGACCCGCGCGCCGTGACGCCCGGGGTCTTTCCGCCGCAGTCCCTGCCGCAGCTCTTCCGCTCGGACTACACCAGCAATTCCAACGACAGCTACTGGCTCACCAACCCGAGGGCGCCGCTGGCCGGCTATCCGCGCATTCTCGGCGAGGAGGCCACGGCGCGCTCGCTCCGCACCCGCCTCAGCCTGAAGCAGATCGACGACCGGGTCGCCGGACGCGACGGCCTGGACGGCGCAAAGTTCGACCTGGCCAGCGTCCAGGGGGTGCTGTTCGCCAATCGCAACCTCGGGGCGGAGATGGCCCGCGACCCCCTGGTCGGCCTTTGCCGGACGGCGGCGGCCGGACCGCACCCCGACCTCGCCGACGCCTGCCGGGCCCTCGAGGCCTGGGACCTGAGGGTCAACCTCGACAGCCGCGGGGCGCACCTCTTCCGGCTGTTCGCGGAGAAGGGCGGCCTGGTGTTCAGGGTCCCCTTCGATCCGGCCGACCCGGTGAACACCCCGAACACCCTGGATGTCGACAATCCCCGGGTGCTGGCCGCCCTGGTGGACTCGGTGAAGCAGCTACGGGGGCTCGGCATCCCCATGGACGCGGCCCTGGGCCAGGTGCAGACCGAACCCCGCGCCGGGGGCGAGCGGATCCCGATCCACGGGGGGCCGGGTCCCGAGGGGATCTTCAACGTGATCACCCCCGTCGACCTGAAGCCCGGCCTCGGCTGGACGAAGATCCGCCACGGCTCGAGCTGGATCATGGCGGTGGAGTTCACCGACAGGGGGCCCGTCAGCCAGGGCCTCCTCAGCTATTCCCAGTCCACGAACCCGGATTCACCGCACGCCGCCGACCAGACCCGCCTCTACTCGCAGAAGGGCTGGGACGACCTGCGGTTCACCGAGGCGGCGGTGCGCCGGGACGCCGTGTCGCGGGTGGTGCTGCGGGGGCGGTGA
- a CDS encoding HNH endonuclease produces MRFWWVNHNQTARQEVDGGFLWSPKRESGGARSRFYDNMREAAPGDLVISYSRQAVRFVGQVTDYAFTALKPAEFENVGSYWEAEGWLLPVSWIPVEAPVSPKTLISTLGPMLPEKYSPIHRETGAGNQKAYLAEVSPAVFQIVARAAEFPDVDFSRPGANSRQGDLIRELIEDQVESMLKSDITLDATVRKSVIDARRGQGQFRSNVLKLCAVCPLTGVTNPTLLIASHIKPWRVCTTPQERLDGLNGLMLTPDADLLFDRGFIGFGEAGEVMVSARIDREDLNRLGLGHVSLSPSGLQDASVAWQAQNLNAAREAYLAYHRENVFLAG; encoded by the coding sequence ATGAGGTTCTGGTGGGTCAATCACAATCAGACGGCGCGCCAGGAGGTTGATGGCGGCTTCCTATGGTCGCCCAAGCGGGAGTCCGGCGGCGCCCGCAGTCGCTTCTACGACAATATGCGCGAGGCGGCGCCCGGTGACCTGGTGATCTCCTACTCCCGGCAGGCGGTTCGCTTTGTGGGGCAGGTGACCGACTACGCCTTCACCGCTTTGAAGCCTGCGGAGTTCGAGAACGTCGGGTCCTATTGGGAGGCCGAGGGCTGGCTTCTTCCCGTATCCTGGATCCCCGTCGAAGCGCCGGTCAGTCCGAAGACGTTGATCTCCACACTTGGACCCATGCTGCCGGAGAAGTATTCGCCCATCCACAGGGAGACCGGCGCGGGAAACCAGAAGGCCTATCTTGCAGAGGTGTCTCCTGCAGTTTTCCAGATTGTGGCCCGGGCGGCCGAATTCCCGGATGTCGACTTCAGTCGGCCGGGCGCGAACAGCCGGCAAGGCGACCTGATCCGCGAGCTGATCGAGGACCAGGTCGAGTCGATGCTGAAGTCCGACATCACCCTCGACGCCACTGTGCGCAAGTCAGTCATCGACGCCCGGCGCGGGCAGGGACAGTTCCGCTCAAACGTGCTCAAGCTCTGTGCGGTCTGTCCGCTGACTGGAGTCACCAACCCCACCCTCCTGATCGCCAGCCACATCAAGCCCTGGCGGGTCTGCACGACTCCGCAGGAACGTCTCGACGGGCTGAACGGCCTGATGCTGACCCCGGATGCTGACCTCCTGTTCGATCGCGGCTTCATCGGGTTCGGGGAGGCTGGCGAGGTCATGGTCTCGGCGCGTATCGACCGCGAGGACCTGAACCGTCTCGGCCTGGGCCATGTCAGCCTCTCGCCCTCCGGCCTGCAGGACGCTTCGGTCGCCTGGCAGGCGCAGAACCTGAACGCTGCCCGCGAGGCCTACCTGGCTTACCACCGCGAGAATGTGTTCCTAGCGGGGTGA
- a CDS encoding HNH endonuclease, protein MGVRLIIAVTDGDWFETLRHKPNLSEVNFWAPSAASFKALRPGELFLFKLHSPRNFIVGGGVFAYASQMPVSLAWQAFGEANGAASLGEVRSRVARYRRQDPADRSDFQIGCRILTQPFFLEERDWLPMPSSWQPNIVQFKTYDTAEVEGAALWDSVSARMTDSAASGMSEEAARFGTPQLIRPRLGQGAFRVLVTDSYERRCAITREKTLPALEAAHIRPYAEGGEHVAANGLLLRRDIHSLFDSGYVTVTPDLRFEVSRRIREEFQNGRHYYELHGAPIHAPEDLSRRPDPAALRWHNDNLFLA, encoded by the coding sequence ATGGGCGTGCGGCTGATAATCGCTGTGACAGACGGCGACTGGTTCGAGACTTTGCGTCACAAGCCGAACCTCAGTGAGGTCAACTTCTGGGCGCCGTCGGCAGCCAGCTTCAAGGCCCTGCGCCCAGGCGAGCTCTTTCTCTTCAAACTGCATTCTCCACGAAACTTCATCGTCGGTGGCGGGGTCTTCGCCTATGCGAGCCAGATGCCTGTTTCACTGGCCTGGCAGGCCTTTGGTGAAGCCAACGGAGCCGCCTCGCTTGGCGAAGTGCGGAGCCGGGTTGCGCGGTATCGAAGGCAGGACCCCGCGGACCGGTCTGACTTCCAGATCGGCTGTCGCATTCTCACTCAGCCCTTCTTCCTGGAGGAGCGCGACTGGCTGCCGATGCCCTCCAGCTGGCAACCCAACATCGTTCAGTTCAAGACCTACGATACTGCAGAGGTCGAGGGGGCGGCGCTGTGGGATTCGGTGTCTGCGCGGATGACGGACTCCGCCGCTTCTGGAATGTCGGAAGAGGCTGCGCGCTTTGGCACGCCACAGCTGATCCGTCCCCGGCTGGGGCAGGGTGCTTTCCGGGTGCTGGTCACGGATTCCTACGAGCGCCGCTGCGCCATCACCCGTGAGAAGACCCTGCCAGCGCTCGAGGCGGCCCATATCCGGCCCTACGCCGAAGGCGGCGAACATGTGGCCGCGAACGGTCTCCTGCTGCGCCGGGACATCCACAGTCTCTTTGATTCTGGCTACGTGACGGTGACCCCTGACTTGCGGTTCGAAGTGAGCCGTCGCATCCGCGAGGAGTTCCAGAACGGACGCCACTATTACGAATTGCATGGCGCGCCGATCCACGCCCCGGAGGACCTGAGCCGCAGGCCCGACCCTGCCGCCCTGCGCTGGCACAACGACAACCTGTTCCTGGCCTGA
- a CDS encoding tyrosine-type recombinase/integrase, whose amino-acid sequence MPRKVENQLTALQVKNLEAGSYIDGGGLRLLVKPTGARSWVFRFTLRGKTRDLGLGDAGPDGVKLSEARDLAAALRLKVKAGVDPLGEREREAAEALARAQADKIAAVTFKAAAEAHIEANGESWRNPKHRKQWGSTLKTYVYPHMGDIPVSEVTTTHVLAALEPIWKNRPETASRVRGRIEAVLNAAKAKGQRSGENPATWRGHLKMILPARSKLTRGHHAAMPYAKVPAFMARLRAARSVGARALEFAILTASRTGEVLGMTWREVDLKDNVWTVPAARMKAGKLHRVPLSPRALAILAEMRKAGAELDAPVFPGPKGGHLSNMALAMVLRRLGHEETVHGFRSAFRDWGSEQTGYSNEALEMALAHTIANAVERAYRRGDLLERRVRLMADWAAYCEGEAVAAGDNVTPLRQPA is encoded by the coding sequence ATGCCGCGCAAGGTCGAGAACCAACTGACCGCCCTACAGGTCAAGAACCTGGAGGCCGGGAGCTACATTGACGGCGGCGGCCTTCGGCTCCTGGTCAAACCCACCGGCGCGCGGTCCTGGGTCTTCCGCTTCACCCTGCGGGGAAAGACGCGGGACCTGGGGTTAGGCGATGCCGGGCCGGACGGCGTGAAGCTGAGCGAGGCCCGCGATCTGGCGGCGGCCCTGCGGCTCAAGGTCAAGGCCGGCGTCGATCCCCTGGGGGAACGCGAGCGGGAGGCCGCTGAGGCCCTTGCGAGGGCTCAGGCGGACAAGATAGCCGCCGTCACCTTCAAGGCCGCTGCGGAGGCTCATATTGAGGCCAATGGCGAAAGCTGGCGGAACCCGAAGCACCGGAAGCAATGGGGGAGCACCCTCAAGACCTACGTCTATCCGCACATGGGCGACATTCCGGTTTCCGAGGTCACGACAACCCATGTCCTGGCGGCACTGGAGCCGATCTGGAAAAATCGGCCGGAGACGGCAAGCCGGGTGAGAGGCCGGATTGAAGCGGTCCTGAACGCGGCCAAGGCCAAGGGACAACGCTCCGGCGAGAACCCGGCGACCTGGCGCGGCCACCTGAAAATGATCCTCCCCGCCCGGTCAAAGCTGACCCGGGGCCATCATGCGGCCATGCCCTACGCCAAGGTTCCGGCCTTCATGGCGCGTCTTCGGGCGGCGCGATCGGTCGGCGCCCGCGCGCTGGAGTTTGCGATCCTGACCGCCTCCCGGACTGGCGAGGTCCTGGGCATGACCTGGCGGGAGGTCGATCTGAAAGACAACGTCTGGACGGTCCCGGCGGCGCGCATGAAGGCCGGCAAGCTCCACCGGGTTCCGCTCTCCCCCCGCGCCCTGGCGATCCTGGCGGAAATGCGGAAGGCCGGCGCTGAGCTCGATGCGCCCGTCTTCCCCGGCCCCAAGGGCGGCCATCTGTCAAACATGGCGCTGGCCATGGTGCTCAGGCGCTTGGGTCATGAGGAAACCGTCCATGGGTTCCGATCTGCGTTCCGGGATTGGGGTTCCGAACAGACGGGATACTCAAACGAGGCGCTTGAAATGGCCCTGGCCCATACGATCGCGAACGCGGTCGAGCGCGCCTATCGGCGCGGCGATCTTCTGGAGCGCCGGGTGCGGCTTATGGCGGACTGGGCGGCCTATTGCGAGGGCGAGGCGGTGGCCGCCGGCGACAACGTGACACCGCTCAGGCAACCCGCCTGA
- a CDS encoding helix-turn-helix domain-containing protein, whose amino-acid sequence MNTTTREPEKLAYSLAEAARVSSLGRSTLYRHIRAKRLELVRVGGRSLIPAAALHRLVRGEA is encoded by the coding sequence ATGAACACCACAACCCGCGAGCCTGAGAAGCTCGCCTATTCGCTCGCTGAGGCGGCCAGGGTTTCCAGCCTGGGCCGCTCCACCCTCTACCGGCACATTCGGGCCAAGCGCCTGGAGCTGGTCCGCGTTGGCGGACGGAGCCTGATCCCCGCTGCGGCGCTGCATCGGCTTGTCCGGGGGGAGGCATAG
- a CDS encoding HGGxSTG domain-containing protein encodes MQPPQLAQSPRCRARTRRGGPCQAPAVKGKVRCRMHGGTNPGPPAGNRNALRHGYYALSVQSLRRALAHIRRAQGA; translated from the coding sequence ATGCAACCGCCGCAATTGGCCCAGTCCCCGCGATGCCGGGCGAGAACCCGGCGCGGTGGCCCGTGCCAAGCTCCGGCGGTGAAGGGCAAGGTTAGATGCCGGATGCATGGCGGGACCAACCCGGGGCCGCCGGCTGGGAACCGCAATGCTCTCCGGCATGGCTACTACGCCCTGAGCGTTCAAAGCCTCCGCCGCGCCCTGGCCCACATCCGAAGGGCTCAAGGCGCCTGA